The following are encoded together in the Gilvimarinus sp. DA14 genome:
- a CDS encoding DUF3450 domain-containing protein, protein MKKQRMKAVALSTVLSAGALMGSAVMADETLDQILQVSQAKTTLAQDSQKRIDRLAQETDDLLAQFKQVNKQIEDIRLYNSQLEKQIANQLAVIKDLDESIENVTVIERRIQPLVLRMLDALEQFVELDKPFKLEERLDRIAMLRNNQERADISVAEKFRQVLEAYKIESEYGRFIEAYRDTLNIGGQDREVNILRVGRVSLMYQTTDTEQSGAWDSAQGAWVELDDSYRNQILKGLRIARNQAAKDIMFVPVQAPEAAQ, encoded by the coding sequence ATGAAAAAGCAGCGAATGAAAGCCGTGGCTCTGTCCACAGTGCTTTCTGCCGGAGCGCTCATGGGCAGCGCGGTGATGGCAGATGAAACCCTGGATCAAATTCTCCAGGTAAGCCAGGCCAAAACTACCTTGGCTCAGGATTCCCAAAAACGTATCGATCGCTTGGCACAGGAGACCGATGATCTTCTGGCTCAGTTCAAGCAGGTCAACAAGCAGATCGAAGATATCCGCCTGTATAACAGCCAGCTGGAAAAGCAAATTGCCAATCAGCTCGCTGTGATCAAGGACTTGGATGAGTCAATTGAAAACGTTACTGTCATTGAGCGTCGTATCCAGCCTCTGGTGCTGCGTATGCTGGACGCCCTGGAGCAGTTCGTAGAGCTGGACAAGCCTTTCAAGCTGGAAGAGCGCCTGGACCGTATCGCTATGCTGCGTAATAACCAGGAACGCGCCGATATCTCAGTAGCTGAGAAATTCCGTCAAGTTCTGGAAGCCTACAAAATTGAGAGCGAATACGGCCGCTTTATTGAAGCCTATCGCGACACTCTGAACATCGGCGGTCAGGATCGTGAAGTTAACATCCTCCGCGTAGGTCGCGTTTCTCTGATGTATCAGACTACCGATACCGAACAGTCAGGTGCTTGGGACTCTGCCCAGGGTGCCTGGGTTGAGCTGGATGATTCCTACCGCAACCAGATCCTGAAAGGCCTGCGCATCGCGCGTAACCAAGCCGCTAAAGACATTATGTTTGTACCTGTCCAAGCACCGGAGGCAGCGCAATGA
- a CDS encoding dihydrofolate reductase, with the protein MPVKVSMIVACGRANAIGKGNAMPWHLPADLQYFKCVTLGKPIIMGRKTYQSIGRPLPGRLNIVVSQSGQWCPPEGVVLAGSVAKAVEFAREQDPEEIMITGGEQIYRAALDMADRIYKTEIDVEVDGADAHFPDLSAKQWREISRQPGEADAPLSHRFLILERVAEAES; encoded by the coding sequence ATGCCAGTCAAGGTTTCTATGATCGTCGCCTGCGGGCGCGCAAATGCCATCGGTAAGGGCAATGCTATGCCGTGGCATCTGCCCGCTGATTTACAATACTTTAAATGCGTCACCCTGGGTAAGCCCATTATCATGGGGCGCAAGACTTACCAGTCCATCGGCCGGCCATTACCGGGTCGGCTGAATATTGTGGTAAGTCAAAGCGGTCAGTGGTGCCCTCCTGAAGGTGTAGTCCTGGCAGGTTCTGTGGCGAAAGCTGTGGAGTTTGCGCGCGAGCAAGATCCTGAAGAAATTATGATTACCGGCGGCGAGCAAATCTATCGCGCGGCGCTGGATATGGCCGATAGAATTTATAAAACAGAAATAGATGTCGAGGTTGACGGTGCCGACGCGCACTTCCCCGACTTGTCGGCTAAGCAATGGCGGGAGATATCCCGGCAGCCGGGTGAGGCGGATGCTCCGCTGTCTCATCGGTTTTTGATACTGGAGCGTGTTGCTGAAGCCGAATCTTAA
- a CDS encoding thymidylate synthase gives MKQYLELMRDVVDNGTDRGDRTGTGTRSVFGRQLRFDLQQGFPLVTTKKVHLKSVIVELLWFLQGRTDVQWLQERGCRIWNEWATEEGELGPVYGKQWRSWACPDGSTIDQISQVIEQIKTKPSSRRLIVSAWNPADLPDESVSPQENVKAGRMALAACHTLFQFYVADGKLSCQLYQRSADLFLGVPFNIASYALLTHMIAQQCGLEVGDFVHTFGDCHLYHDHLTDDIVYEQLSREPKSLPRLRIARQPESIFDYQLDDFHFDGYEPYPRIAAPISV, from the coding sequence ATGAAGCAGTATTTAGAATTAATGCGCGATGTGGTGGACAACGGCACCGACCGCGGCGATCGCACTGGCACTGGCACCCGTTCGGTGTTCGGGCGTCAGCTCAGGTTTGACTTGCAGCAAGGTTTTCCGTTGGTTACCACCAAAAAGGTGCACCTAAAAAGTGTCATCGTGGAATTGCTGTGGTTTTTGCAGGGGCGTACTGATGTGCAGTGGTTGCAAGAGCGTGGCTGCCGCATCTGGAATGAGTGGGCTACTGAAGAGGGTGAGCTGGGGCCTGTGTATGGCAAGCAGTGGCGCAGCTGGGCCTGCCCCGACGGCTCTACCATCGATCAAATTAGTCAGGTAATTGAACAGATCAAAACCAAGCCCAGTTCGCGACGATTGATTGTCAGTGCCTGGAACCCTGCAGACTTGCCGGATGAATCGGTCAGCCCGCAAGAGAACGTGAAGGCTGGGCGTATGGCTTTGGCGGCCTGCCACACCTTATTTCAATTTTACGTGGCGGACGGCAAGCTTTCTTGCCAGTTGTATCAACGCAGTGCGGATTTATTTTTAGGCGTACCTTTTAATATCGCCAGTTATGCACTGCTTACGCATATGATTGCACAGCAGTGCGGTCTTGAGGTGGGCGACTTTGTCCACACCTTTGGCGACTGCCATCTGTATCACGATCACCTGACAGACGACATCGTCTATGAGCAACTGTCGCGTGAGCCTAAGTCGCTGCCGAGGTTGCGTATCGCTCGCCAGCCGGAGTCGATTTTTGATTATCAGCTCGATGACTTCCATTTCGATGGCTATGAGCCGTACCCTCGAATTGCTGCGCCTATTTCTGTTTAG
- the lgt gene encoding prolipoprotein diacylglyceryl transferase has protein sequence MLTHPDFDPVALSLGPLQVHWYGIMYLLAFASAWLIAMHRAKREDSPVSRAQVENLITYGAFGVVLGGRLGYVVFYNFEAWMRDPLLLFRIWEGGMSFHGGLIGVLLAMLFYAHRIHLPYLRLTDFVAPVVPLGLAFGRLGNFIGQELWGRPTEGPWAMVFPKDPELLPRHPSQLYQFAMEGVLLFILLYWFSRKPRPTGAVSGVFLIGYACFRIIAEFAREPDQHIQFDLYGWVTRGQLLSLPMLALGMALLVYAYALPKLAGQSSVAEQKKS, from the coding sequence ATGTTAACCCACCCAGATTTCGACCCCGTTGCTCTCTCACTAGGCCCGCTGCAAGTGCATTGGTACGGCATCATGTATCTGCTCGCCTTTGCCTCGGCTTGGTTGATTGCCATGCACAGAGCTAAGCGTGAGGACTCACCGGTCAGTCGCGCGCAAGTAGAGAACCTGATTACCTACGGGGCCTTTGGGGTGGTGCTTGGCGGGCGCCTGGGATACGTGGTGTTTTACAATTTTGAAGCCTGGATGCGCGACCCTTTACTGCTGTTTCGCATCTGGGAAGGCGGAATGTCTTTCCATGGCGGTTTAATTGGCGTTTTACTGGCGATGCTGTTCTACGCCCACCGCATTCATTTGCCCTATCTGCGCTTGACTGATTTTGTCGCCCCGGTGGTGCCATTAGGTTTAGCCTTTGGCCGCCTGGGTAATTTTATTGGCCAGGAGTTGTGGGGCCGTCCGACCGAGGGGCCGTGGGCAATGGTATTTCCCAAGGATCCGGAGCTATTGCCGCGCCACCCATCACAGTTGTATCAATTTGCCATGGAAGGGGTGTTGTTGTTTATTCTCCTTTACTGGTTTTCACGCAAACCGCGGCCTACGGGTGCCGTTAGTGGTGTGTTCTTAATTGGCTATGCCTGTTTCAGAATTATTGCAGAGTTTGCGCGCGAGCCCGACCAGCATATTCAGTTTGACTTATATGGTTGGGTGACCCGAGGTCAATTGTTGTCATTGCCAATGTTGGCGTTGGGCATGGCGTTGCTGGTATATGCTTACGCGCTGCCGAAACTTGCCGGGCAAAGTAGCGTGGCGGAGCAGAAAAAGTCATGA
- the ptsP gene encoding phosphoenolpyruvate--protein phosphotransferase, with amino-acid sequence MLNSLRSIVQEVNSARDLHKALAIIVTRVKQAMHTQVCSVYLRDPDGDYVLMATEGLKQEAVGQVRLGRGEGLVGRVVSREEPVNLEDAESHPSYQYFPETGEERYSSFLGVPIIHHRQVLGVLVVQQIEQRRFDEGDEAFLVTMSAQLAGVIAHAEATGTMVTVGNAATQAKFVGVSGAPGIAIGEAVVVAPLADLKSVPYRLCEDVEAEIEFFQSCLMAVRDDIKGLGRQLEERLNREERALFDAYLAMLDDASLGGEVITKIREGTCAPYAWSEVILEHENTFASMSDAYLRERATDVRDLGRRVLAYLQESNQQCQVYPDQTILIGDDLTASMLGEVPEHKLAGLISVQGSSNSHVAILARAMGIPTVMGAVDLPYTRMDGRPVIVDGYKGAVYSDPGAQLTKHYTAIAREEEELVKGLEALKDLPCETLDKYRLPLWVNTGLMTDVVRSLERGAEGVGLYRTEVPFLLRDRFPSEEEQRVIYREQLEAFAPHTVTMRTLDIGGDKALPYFPIEEANPFLGWRGIRVTLDHPEIFLAQIRAMIKASSGLDNLRILLPMISGVQELEEAKTLIYRAYHELLEEDYDVKLPPIGVMIEVPAAVYQARELAARVDFLSVGSNDLTQYLLAVDRNNARVADLYQAFHPAVLRALLQVVQDGHSQGVSVGICGEFAGDPGAAIILMAMGYDVLSMNATNLPKVKSVIRAVNLAQAETLLDDVMRLSDAAEVRARVEQTLQEAGVTRVVRPLSEAE; translated from the coding sequence ATGCTTAATTCGCTGCGCAGTATTGTTCAGGAAGTTAATTCCGCCCGTGATCTGCACAAGGCGTTGGCCATTATTGTTACGCGGGTCAAACAAGCTATGCACACCCAGGTGTGCTCGGTTTACCTGCGTGATCCGGATGGCGACTATGTGTTGATGGCTACCGAGGGCCTGAAGCAGGAGGCCGTCGGTCAGGTTCGGCTCGGGCGTGGAGAGGGTCTAGTGGGGCGTGTGGTCTCACGGGAAGAGCCCGTCAACCTTGAGGACGCCGAATCCCACCCCTCTTATCAATATTTTCCCGAGACCGGAGAGGAGAGATATAGCTCTTTTCTCGGTGTGCCGATTATCCATCATCGTCAGGTGTTGGGCGTTTTGGTGGTGCAGCAGATAGAGCAACGACGCTTCGATGAGGGGGATGAGGCCTTTCTGGTTACCATGTCGGCCCAGCTGGCGGGGGTAATCGCACACGCCGAGGCGACCGGCACCATGGTGACCGTGGGCAATGCCGCCACCCAGGCGAAGTTTGTCGGGGTATCCGGCGCACCGGGTATCGCAATCGGGGAGGCGGTGGTGGTTGCGCCACTGGCCGATTTAAAATCCGTTCCCTACCGCCTGTGCGAAGATGTCGAGGCGGAGATCGAATTTTTTCAGAGCTGCCTGATGGCGGTGCGGGACGATATCAAAGGGCTTGGTCGTCAGCTTGAGGAGCGCCTCAACCGTGAAGAGCGCGCTTTGTTTGACGCCTACCTGGCAATGCTCGATGACGCTTCCCTGGGAGGGGAGGTCATCACCAAAATCCGTGAGGGTACGTGCGCGCCCTACGCCTGGAGCGAGGTGATACTCGAGCACGAGAACACCTTCGCGAGCATGAGTGATGCCTACCTGCGCGAGCGGGCCACCGACGTCCGCGATTTGGGGCGCCGGGTTCTGGCTTATTTACAAGAATCCAATCAGCAGTGCCAAGTCTATCCTGACCAAACCATCTTGATCGGCGATGACCTGACCGCCTCAATGTTGGGCGAGGTGCCAGAGCACAAGCTTGCGGGTTTGATTTCGGTGCAGGGTTCGAGCAACTCGCACGTGGCTATCTTGGCGCGCGCAATGGGTATCCCGACGGTAATGGGGGCAGTGGATTTGCCCTATACCCGAATGGATGGCCGTCCGGTGATTGTCGACGGTTACAAGGGCGCCGTTTACAGCGACCCGGGCGCTCAGCTGACCAAACACTATACCGCCATTGCCCGTGAAGAAGAGGAGCTGGTTAAAGGTCTCGAAGCGCTGAAAGATTTGCCTTGCGAGACCTTAGATAAATACCGCCTGCCTCTGTGGGTTAACACTGGCTTGATGACTGATGTGGTGCGCTCACTCGAGCGCGGCGCGGAAGGGGTTGGCCTGTACCGCACTGAAGTGCCTTTTCTGTTGCGCGACCGCTTCCCATCGGAGGAGGAGCAGCGCGTGATTTATCGCGAGCAGTTGGAAGCTTTTGCGCCGCATACGGTGACCATGCGCACTCTGGATATCGGCGGCGATAAGGCGCTGCCGTATTTCCCTATTGAAGAGGCCAATCCATTTTTGGGGTGGCGTGGTATTCGAGTAACCCTGGATCACCCGGAAATTTTTCTCGCGCAAATACGCGCCATGATAAAAGCCAGCAGTGGGCTGGATAACCTGCGTATTCTCTTGCCCATGATCAGCGGGGTGCAGGAGTTGGAAGAGGCCAAAACTCTTATTTATCGTGCTTATCACGAGCTTTTAGAAGAAGACTATGACGTTAAGCTGCCACCTATCGGCGTTATGATCGAAGTACCGGCTGCTGTTTACCAGGCCCGTGAATTGGCCGCGCGGGTGGATTTTTTATCCGTAGGCAGTAACGACCTGACTCAGTATTTGTTGGCGGTAGATCGTAACAATGCGCGGGTAGCGGACTTGTACCAAGCTTTTCACCCGGCGGTACTGCGAGCTCTGCTGCAGGTCGTTCAGGACGGTCACTCTCAGGGGGTGAGCGTGGGTATATGCGGCGAATTTGCGGGTGACCCGGGGGCGGCCATTATTCTGATGGCGATGGGCTACGATGTCTTGTCAATGAACGCCACTAACCTACCTAAGGTTAAATCGGTGATTCGCGCCGTCAACTTGGCGCAGGCTGAAACACTGCTGGACGATGTAATGCGCCTATCGGATGCCGCCGAAGTGCGAGCCAGAGTTGAGCAGACTCTGCAGGAGGCCGGAGTGACACGTGTAGTGCGGCCATTGTCCGAGGCTGAGTAG
- a CDS encoding RNA pyrophosphohydrolase: protein MIDADGFRPNVGIMLSNDQGQLLWARRVGGQDAWQFPQGGINPHETPEQALYRELGEEVGLTEQDVEILSCTRGWLRYRLPQRLIRQHSHPVCIGQKQKWFLLRLKSDEANVCLENGGRAEFDDWRWVSYWYPLGKVVAFKRDVYRRALKELAATHCQLERTATR from the coding sequence GTGATAGATGCCGATGGCTTTCGCCCCAACGTGGGTATTATGCTCAGCAATGATCAGGGGCAGCTGCTCTGGGCCCGGCGTGTGGGTGGCCAGGATGCATGGCAGTTTCCTCAAGGGGGGATTAACCCTCACGAGACGCCCGAGCAGGCGCTCTATCGCGAGTTGGGTGAAGAGGTAGGCCTAACCGAGCAAGACGTCGAGATTTTAAGCTGTACCCGAGGCTGGTTAAGATACCGTTTGCCGCAACGCCTGATTCGCCAGCATTCACACCCTGTGTGCATTGGTCAGAAACAAAAGTGGTTTTTGCTGCGTCTTAAATCCGACGAAGCCAATGTCTGTCTGGAAAATGGTGGGCGCGCCGAGTTTGATGATTGGCGCTGGGTCAGTTATTGGTACCCGCTGGGGAAGGTGGTGGCGTTTAAACGTGACGTTTATCGCCGGGCTTTGAAAGAGCTGGCAGCAACTCATTGTCAGTTGGAGCGCACAGCCACGCGTTGA
- a CDS encoding HAD family phosphatase → MALAIFDLDNTLIAGDSDHLWGEFLIAEGLVDEASYRQQNDRFYQDYQAAQLDIDAYLRFALSPLPERTSAEWQKIHQRYLEQAIKPLLLPAATRLLQQHRERGDYLLIITATNGFITRPIAELLGVDEILATDPEVIDNCYTGNYLGTPCFGDGKVINLQQWLQHSTHTLAGSYFYSDSINDLPLLEQVSNPVAVNPDERLEAIAVERQWPVLDLRSE, encoded by the coding sequence GTGGCACTGGCCATTTTTGACCTAGACAACACCCTTATCGCCGGCGACAGCGACCACCTGTGGGGCGAGTTTTTGATCGCTGAAGGGCTGGTCGACGAGGCCAGCTACCGCCAGCAGAACGATCGTTTCTACCAGGATTACCAAGCGGCGCAACTGGATATCGACGCCTACCTTCGCTTTGCACTATCGCCCTTGCCCGAGCGAACCAGCGCCGAGTGGCAAAAAATCCATCAGCGCTATCTCGAACAAGCGATTAAGCCGCTGTTACTGCCCGCCGCCACGCGATTACTGCAGCAACACCGCGAGCGCGGTGACTACTTGCTGATCATTACTGCCACCAACGGGTTTATAACCCGCCCTATTGCCGAGCTTTTAGGGGTGGACGAAATTCTCGCCACCGACCCCGAAGTGATCGACAATTGCTATACGGGCAATTACCTCGGAACTCCCTGCTTTGGTGACGGCAAGGTCATCAATTTACAGCAGTGGCTGCAACACTCTACCCACACCCTTGCGGGCAGCTACTTTTACAGCGATTCGATCAACGATTTGCCCTTGCTGGAACAAGTAAGCAACCCAGTGGCGGTAAACCCTGACGAGCGACTGGAGGCCATTGCCGTCGAGCGCCAATGGCCCGTGCTGGACCTACGGAGCGAATAA
- a CDS encoding imelysin family protein, producing the protein MRLVLLFALLALIAGCEPQQKPVPAPASTGASIEAQSAAAEQLSDQLWQIAAQSIDNSNLQCAQLSQAVQQLLRATDEKNLHATQQAWLALHGSVIENATAFSLATVSPDLFAPLAGQINRIDSQPIAPGFIDAVAGYPYSGLVHDFSTPINRATLTDQHQLTDDSEALLGLHVLEFLLFGENGERQAEDFIATEQGTDSLSPQQRPQNRRRDLLALTSKILCDDLEALTNLWRSKHSSISSAYYQLPPLGRLMLWREAMAAAVNTLAQNECVFAADLCQNPQNLLSGLEGLLASTRQFDASLSMSDEQLYAIIKDQLAEVAQNKLPDTAILLDFIAQTPEQTPPSDSKSPQ; encoded by the coding sequence GTGCGCTTAGTATTGTTGTTTGCACTTTTGGCACTCATAGCCGGTTGTGAGCCGCAACAAAAGCCGGTGCCGGCCCCTGCTAGCACCGGTGCTTCCATTGAGGCACAGAGCGCAGCCGCAGAACAGCTAAGTGACCAGCTGTGGCAAATCGCCGCGCAGAGCATCGATAATAGCAACTTACAATGCGCACAACTCAGCCAGGCGGTACAACAACTGCTGCGAGCAACGGATGAGAAAAACCTGCACGCCACTCAGCAAGCCTGGCTGGCATTGCACGGCTCTGTCATCGAGAACGCCACCGCCTTTTCACTGGCAACTGTAAGCCCGGATTTATTTGCACCATTGGCAGGGCAGATAAATCGCATTGACAGCCAACCTATTGCCCCCGGCTTTATCGACGCAGTCGCAGGCTATCCTTACAGCGGTTTAGTGCACGACTTTTCGACGCCTATTAATCGCGCGACCTTAACCGATCAGCACCAGCTGACCGACGACAGCGAGGCGTTGCTGGGCCTGCATGTGTTGGAGTTTTTATTATTCGGCGAAAACGGCGAGCGGCAAGCCGAAGATTTTATCGCCACCGAGCAGGGCACAGATTCGCTCAGCCCGCAGCAAAGACCACAAAACCGGCGGCGCGATTTGCTCGCTCTGACATCGAAAATACTGTGTGACGATCTAGAAGCGCTAACCAACCTTTGGCGATCTAAACACTCGAGTATAAGCTCAGCCTACTACCAGCTGCCCCCACTGGGGCGCCTGATGCTGTGGCGCGAGGCAATGGCAGCAGCAGTGAACACGCTAGCGCAAAACGAATGCGTTTTTGCGGCGGATCTATGCCAGAACCCACAGAACCTGCTCAGCGGTCTAGAGGGTTTACTCGCTAGCACAAGACAATTCGACGCCAGCCTGAGCATGTCTGATGAGCAGCTTTACGCCATCATTAAAGATCAGCTGGCAGAGGTGGCACAAAACAAACTGCCCGATACGGCTATTTTATTAGATTTTATTGCGCAAACACCCGAGCAAACACCGCCTTCAGATAGCAAGTCTCCGCAATAG
- a CDS encoding class I SAM-dependent rRNA methyltransferase encodes MSLASLYLKPQMDRRLKRGHLWIYSNEVDVKRSPLKALEPGSQVQVFSAKEQLLGVAQVNPANLICARLVSRTAQPLAYDLLYRRLELALQLRQLAFKEPYYRLVYGDSDWLPGVVVDRFGDYLIVQIASAGMEQLKESLVQALVDLLSPRGVLLANDHSARELEGLTRYTQVAYGEVPAEVELVENGARFLAPVQTGQKTGWFYDHRQGRKLLNQWAGGSRVLDVFSYIGGWGIQTAVAGAREVVCVDASQAATDQVLRNAELNHVADTVSVRTGKAIDVLKQLIAAGEKFDAVVLDPPAFIKKRKDQKAGEAAYRHINELGLKLLNPGGLLVSASCSMHLAEETLLDIVRGSAHKLGRDARVIARQGQGADHPIHPAIAETCYLKAVFARVFAQ; translated from the coding sequence ATGTCACTCGCCAGTTTGTACCTCAAACCGCAGATGGACCGCCGTCTCAAGCGTGGTCACTTGTGGATTTATAGCAATGAAGTGGATGTAAAACGCTCGCCGTTAAAAGCGCTTGAGCCGGGGTCGCAAGTTCAGGTGTTTAGTGCAAAAGAGCAGTTGTTGGGGGTGGCCCAGGTTAATCCTGCCAATTTAATCTGCGCCCGCTTGGTGAGCCGCACCGCCCAACCTCTGGCGTACGACCTTCTCTATCGGCGGCTGGAGCTGGCGCTGCAGTTGCGTCAACTCGCATTCAAAGAGCCATATTATCGTTTGGTGTACGGCGACAGTGATTGGTTGCCGGGGGTAGTGGTGGATCGTTTCGGTGATTACTTGATTGTGCAGATTGCCAGTGCGGGTATGGAGCAGTTAAAAGAGTCTCTGGTACAGGCGCTGGTAGATTTGCTTAGCCCTCGCGGGGTGTTGCTTGCCAATGATCATAGTGCCCGCGAGCTGGAAGGCTTAACCCGCTATACCCAGGTCGCTTATGGGGAAGTGCCCGCCGAAGTGGAGCTGGTGGAAAATGGAGCACGCTTTTTGGCGCCCGTGCAGACGGGACAAAAAACCGGCTGGTTTTACGATCACCGACAGGGACGTAAGCTGCTTAACCAGTGGGCCGGTGGGTCGCGGGTGTTGGATGTATTTTCTTATATTGGCGGTTGGGGCATTCAAACTGCGGTTGCCGGCGCGCGCGAGGTTGTCTGTGTCGATGCTTCCCAAGCGGCTACCGACCAGGTACTGCGCAATGCTGAGCTGAACCATGTAGCAGACACAGTGAGCGTGCGAACGGGGAAAGCCATTGATGTGCTCAAACAGCTAATTGCGGCGGGTGAAAAGTTCGATGCAGTGGTGCTCGACCCGCCAGCGTTTATCAAAAAGCGCAAGGACCAAAAGGCCGGCGAGGCAGCCTATCGGCATATTAATGAGCTGGGTTTAAAGCTGCTGAATCCGGGCGGGCTCTTGGTGTCGGCTTCCTGCTCTATGCATTTGGCTGAAGAGACCTTGCTGGATATTGTTCGGGGCAGTGCGCACAAGTTGGGTCGCGATGCGCGGGTGATTGCGCGTCAAGGGCAGGGCGCGGACCACCCGATTCATCCGGCTATTGCGGAGACTTGCTATCTGAAGGCGGTGTTTGCTCGGGTGTTTGCGCAATAA
- a CDS encoding cellulase family glycosylhydrolase → MNLLQRLSLFSLSFFCAQVLAFDSFITRDGHRLLDGDQEFRFAGIHAPELHRIEDDARGVCEADPRGWGQYFRWPTADEQENWIKALVRSGHKAMRVYVLSIETPYDEACGRETHILAPAEPGGMPRLNEAAMVHYDRMIALAEKHGLRLILPFIDHWKWWGGREQLAAFYDETADDFYATDSKTFAAYHAIVRQVINRTNTITGRQYKDEKAIMAWETGNELKESTEPFVRKTAALIKSLDSNHLVIDGTYLKINQFSLTDPNVDIISNHFYTTNENNNPEQVRKDLQAIDAQKVYLIGEFGLRDAKGLNAIMQAAVNTEHKGARAAGAFIWGFRGHRHNGGFYWHKEYTGHYSYHLPGFPEGEPNEEQAVVDLVRKAQAQMAGLDAAAPLPAPEPPVLRPIVDPRERINFMGAPLGRYYRIERATSEAGPWKVIADKVSDGIQEYRPLEQAISKDTSELVPGETYYYRVIASNESGESAPSNVRQVVLP, encoded by the coding sequence ATGAATTTACTGCAGCGACTTTCCCTATTTTCTCTTTCGTTCTTCTGTGCCCAAGTCCTGGCGTTCGACAGCTTTATCACCCGCGATGGGCATCGTTTACTGGATGGTGATCAAGAGTTCCGTTTTGCCGGAATTCATGCCCCTGAGCTGCATCGCATTGAAGACGACGCGCGCGGTGTATGTGAAGCTGACCCCCGTGGCTGGGGCCAGTATTTTCGCTGGCCTACGGCCGACGAGCAGGAAAACTGGATCAAGGCGCTGGTAAGAAGCGGCCACAAAGCGATGCGGGTTTATGTCTTATCCATTGAGACGCCCTACGACGAGGCGTGTGGTCGCGAAACCCATATACTTGCACCCGCCGAGCCCGGCGGCATGCCGCGGCTAAACGAGGCTGCCATGGTGCATTACGATCGCATGATTGCACTGGCGGAGAAACACGGCTTGCGGTTGATTTTGCCGTTTATTGATCATTGGAAATGGTGGGGTGGGCGCGAGCAGCTAGCCGCGTTTTACGATGAAACGGCAGACGATTTTTACGCGACGGACAGTAAAACCTTCGCCGCCTATCACGCCATTGTTCGTCAGGTGATTAACCGCACTAACACTATCACCGGGCGACAGTATAAAGATGAAAAGGCCATTATGGCCTGGGAGACCGGCAACGAGCTAAAAGAATCAACAGAGCCATTTGTGCGTAAAACGGCGGCTTTGATTAAATCACTCGATAGCAATCATCTGGTGATTGATGGTACTTATTTGAAGATCAATCAGTTTTCCTTAACTGATCCCAACGTGGATATTATTTCTAACCACTTTTATACCACCAATGAGAACAACAACCCCGAACAGGTGCGCAAAGACTTACAGGCAATTGATGCACAGAAAGTGTATTTGATCGGTGAGTTCGGCTTGCGCGATGCCAAAGGCTTGAATGCGATCATGCAGGCGGCAGTAAACACCGAGCATAAAGGAGCACGTGCAGCGGGCGCGTTTATTTGGGGCTTTCGCGGACACCGCCACAATGGCGGTTTTTACTGGCATAAAGAATACACCGGCCATTACAGCTATCACCTGCCGGGTTTTCCCGAGGGCGAACCCAATGAAGAGCAAGCGGTGGTAGATTTAGTACGCAAGGCTCAGGCGCAAATGGCGGGCCTGGATGCGGCTGCGCCACTGCCCGCACCCGAACCTCCAGTTTTGCGCCCAATCGTCGACCCGCGCGAGCGCATCAACTTTATGGGTGCTCCTTTGGGACGCTATTACCGCATAGAGCGCGCTACGTCGGAAGCTGGCCCCTGGAAGGTCATTGCCGATAAAGTCTCCGACGGCATTCAAGAGTATCGCCCATTAGAGCAGGCAATATCTAAAGACACCTCTGAGCTGGTGCCGGGCGAAACCTATTATTACCGGGTAATTGCGAGTAACGAGAGTGGCGAGTCTGCCCCCTCCAATGTTCGCCAGGTGGTTTTGCCTTAA